TTCTTTACTTTGTTTTAATTGATCTTTATCGGGAGTAATTACTGCTAATTTACCTTTATCTAGTAAATTTGGAACTACACCATGAATTATTTTTTGAGGATATAATATTGGAACATTCGATTTAAACCCATCTGGAAATACACCTGTACATATAAATAATATTATATCTACACCTTGGCTTTCTAATTTATCAATACACTTTTGTAATCTAGTTAATATATGTCTTTCTGCAAATTTTACACTACTTCCATCTCTTAATTTTGAAACTAATACATAATCATCTTTGCCGATTGTAAATGCTTCTATCTCTTCTAAAATAAGACCATCTAATGCTCCTGATTGTAAAACTTCTACATCTTCTCCTAAAAACTCAATCATTTCTGGTATCATATCATCTCTAGGAGATTGACCTATAGTTATAACTCCTAATTTACTCTTTATAATAGTTCCCCCTCCTATTTACCAAGAGTTTGTATATGATCCATACTTCCATATAATTGCTTTAATTTATCAAATTCAGTTTTGTCATAGAATTTACAATTTCCTTTTCCATATTGCTTAGCAACTTCTAATGTGAATCTAGCTGCTTGTTCTAAATCAAATGGATGACTAGCACCTGTTGCACAACCTGGTACGGCAGATTCAGTTGTTATTGCTACTCCTACTACTGGAGCATTAGTTGCTGTAGAAGGTTGTAGTATACTGTTTAAATGATATATATCATTTCCATAAGGTGTAATATCTTGAATAGTTATAGGAAATACAACTGGTAATTTTCCTGTAGTAATTTCCATAATATCTAATAAATCATCACTTGTTTTTAAGATATAGCCTTCTTTTACAGTTGGAGATATTGAAAATCCTCTATGATTTATTACCTTATTACCTTTAGTTGTGTCTATAGATAATATTGCATCTAACTCCCCATCGACTTCTTCTTTATTTACTGTAACCATATCTACTGGAGAACCCATAAATGGAACTGGATCATGAGGTTGTGTAGGAGCGTCAGGACATATATGTGTTGAAACAACAACATCCCCATCTAGAAAGTCTCCTTTTTCTTGCATATCTAAAAGTTTAGCAGCTACAGATAGTGCTACTACTGCTCCATCTGCATCAGAAACCATACCTATCATTTCTGGTCTAGCACCTATACCTCCTAATCTTCCCAAAATTCCTATAGTTGGAGCATTCTTTCCTTTGGATTTTCCACTTTTACCAGGTATCCTTATCCTGATAAAATCAGTTTCTCCCTCTTCTCCTTTTATAGTTTTAACCTCTATATCCTTTGACCCATATGATTCTTCTAAGTATTCTTTCATTTGTTTTCCACTTGCTGTAGCTGTATCAATATATTCATAAACTTCCATAATTTGTTTTAATAACATACAAACCCTCCTATTAATAATAAATTTTTTTATATTATTATTTATATTTAAATCTAATTTATTTGATATAAGTTTTGTGCAGATTATTCTTTCTAAGTGAAATTAGAAGTAGTATATCTTTTAAAAGATATACTACTTAAAGTCATTTCCAACTAATTAGTTATATGTGCACTAAATCCTTATTTATTTTAGCAAAACATCTAATCCACTCATGGCCAACACCTTTATTGCTGAATTTAACACTCTCCTACCATCATCATTACCGGCAGACTCTTCAAATTCTATAGTATGAGTACCAATATCTTCTTTTAAT
The window above is part of the Tissierellales bacterium genome. Proteins encoded here:
- a CDS encoding AroM family protein, giving the protein MGGGTIIKSKLGVITIGQSPRDDMIPEMIEFLGEDVEVLQSGALDGLILEEIEAFTIGKDDYVLVSKLRDGSSVKFAERHILTRLQKCIDKLESQGVDIILFICTGVFPDGFKSNVPILYPQKIIHGVVPNLLDKGKLAVITPDKDQLKQSKE
- a CDS encoding DUF1177 domain-containing protein, translating into MLLKQIMEVYEYIDTATASGKQMKEYLEESYGSKDIEVKTIKGEEGETDFIRIRIPGKSGKSKGKNAPTIGILGRLGGIGARPEMIGMVSDADGAVVALSVAAKLLDMQEKGDFLDGDVVVSTHICPDAPTQPHDPVPFMGSPVDMVTVNKEEVDGELDAILSIDTTKGNKVINHRGFSISPTVKEGYILKTSDDLLDIMEITTGKLPVVFPITIQDITPYGNDIYHLNSILQPSTATNAPVVGVAITTESAVPGCATGASHPFDLEQAARFTLEVAKQYGKGNCKFYDKTEFDKLKQLYGSMDHIQTLGK